The following are encoded in a window of Candidatus Hydrogenedens sp. genomic DNA:
- a CDS encoding sigma-54 dependent transcriptional regulator, whose amino-acid sequence MQGRILVVDDEKLIRWNIIEKLNQMGFITEEAGNVVEAKQIVHKKMLDLAIVDLRLPDGEGMDILKEISIKQPGVPAIMITAYSSVSNAVEAMKNGAFDYISKPFEIDELMLRIQRAIEQSHLRNSIQVGLQQNKRIFNLSHIIGKSPKIQEVKQILKRVAESPSTTILLLGESGTGKDIAGRVIHYESERAIYPFMNITCTALPENLLESELFGYEQGSFTGADHLKKGLFELANYGTVFMDEIGDTPLSVQSKILRVLEEKAFKRIGGTADIYVDVRVIVATNKDLEEMVRAGTFREDLYYRLNVVPIVLPPLRERCEDIPLLAEHFLNLFNKEFRRNRKGFSDEAMSKLLSYHWPGNVRELRNVIERAVLLGKDEIIQGDEIILGRVSFGGVRTMNNEFVLLPPSGCSLDDVEKSLIRQALERTNWNLTRAGALLNITRDQVRYKAEKYGLKPENNK is encoded by the coding sequence ATGCAAGGAAGAATATTGGTTGTAGATGATGAAAAATTAATTCGATGGAATATTATCGAAAAATTAAACCAGATGGGATTTATAACAGAAGAAGCAGGTAATGTAGTGGAAGCGAAACAAATTGTGCATAAAAAAATGTTAGACCTGGCTATTGTTGATTTAAGGCTTCCTGATGGCGAAGGTATGGATATATTGAAAGAGATATCTATTAAGCAACCTGGCGTGCCTGCAATTATGATTACGGCTTATTCAAGTGTTTCTAATGCTGTAGAAGCCATGAAAAATGGTGCCTTTGATTATATTAGTAAACCCTTCGAAATTGATGAACTTATGCTCAGAATTCAAAGGGCAATAGAACAATCTCATTTAAGAAATTCTATACAAGTGGGATTGCAACAAAATAAAAGGATTTTCAATCTCAGCCATATTATTGGTAAAAGTCCTAAAATTCAAGAGGTAAAACAGATTTTAAAAAGAGTGGCGGAATCTCCAAGTACTACAATACTATTATTGGGAGAAAGTGGAACAGGGAAAGATATAGCCGGTAGAGTAATACATTATGAATCAGAAAGGGCTATATATCCCTTTATGAATATTACCTGCACAGCCTTACCAGAAAATTTATTAGAGTCAGAACTTTTTGGATATGAACAAGGTTCTTTTACTGGAGCTGACCATCTTAAAAAAGGTTTGTTTGAACTTGCAAATTATGGAACTGTGTTTATGGATGAAATAGGGGATACCCCTTTATCGGTTCAGTCTAAAATTCTTAGGGTACTTGAAGAAAAAGCGTTTAAGAGAATAGGAGGAACTGCAGATATTTATGTAGATGTCCGTGTAATTGTAGCCACTAATAAAGACCTTGAGGAAATGGTGCGTGCAGGGACTTTTCGTGAAGATTTGTATTACAGATTAAATGTAGTGCCTATCGTTTTACCACCCCTTAGAGAAAGATGTGAAGATATACCTTTATTAGCCGAACATTTTTTAAATTTATTTAATAAAGAATTTAGAAGGAATCGTAAAGGTTTTTCAGATGAAGCAATGAGCAAATTACTTTCTTATCATTGGCCTGGAAATGTTCGAGAACTGAGGAATGTTATTGAAAGGGCTGTATTATTGGGCAAGGATGAAATAATACAGGGTGATGAAATTATATTAGGACGAGTAAGTTTTGGGGGAGTAAGGACTATGAATAATGAATTTGTATTATTACCTCCATCAGGATGCTCACTGGATGATGTAGAAAAGTCATTAATTCGTCAGGCATTAGAAAGAACAAACTGGAATTTAACTCGTGCAGGGGCTTTATTAAATATAACAAGAGACCAGGTCAGATACAAAGCAGAAAAATACGGGCTAAAACCTGAAAATAATAAATAA
- a CDS encoding immunoglobulin domain-containing protein, producing the protein MIKNCRCIAIISVLILLLLSITVSTAFSQCFQDQYDIDFIFNTLDSALADFLPTWYDYIDEYGQPQPGAWRQVQCQTSPYFSNADNDCNGINDNDHFDMLGAVLNGDMSRVLGNLNANEVQTIRDDFAYNKAVVETLQITIRNVQVKAYGLTGSTTITTGDKDVCVKLGVTTLCVSQFVSNFEGVPTLWQLLEQQSPLFKNAMVNLIAGYMTVGESTGIDHLKSVFRVIIYTVLRDVLPNILAELKTEDIEVTIDANGTPVTIKIYGSEIDRTVEEFVGNFNCSKFHCHPELLASTGNLNHDSRNNYDSYVLAGGNRQAWMVNESIQNPPLQITAQPESQSVTSGTPVTFSIEQVGGENNGIPQVYKWEEIKIDDFSTIGSPVYTEDLTISYPLPTTKPRYFTVTICDSLWTRRSSPAKLEVQYTPLVITEQPVGAQNLVPGEDSHTMSVDVRGGNNLPTYQWQKWDGVNWVNLEGKTQKTISFNPIQLSDGGSYRCVVNSGSEQVISQTAEITILNRIRFEQPLQGGGVYIGENFTFVPVIAGEPNGTLHYLWKFNGEVIEGAEDATLTIENAQLENMGYYTCVIYDDVYNITSNSAFLEVAEHMQIIQQPVSGSGILGYDFTFTIGVTGGLGGVHYQWVHDGEHVGTDSSTLFLYPLQETDAGNYWCIVTDAREMLTSEQATLQVFPPFNFDIQPQGALKHTGESHTFEVAISGGYPPYRYQWRKNGVDIPYTEPVLVLENLQPSDSGTYTCFVSDQNAGATSAPAVLQVANWMSFIQHPQSATVYKGTTHTFSVVIDGGLGNVQYRWYKRLAGGININLGVNSPQLLLSNVQTETAGNYFCEVQDNFETITSNIATLTVVDALSFIQNPSDTYLFVGGDLNFQVTTAGGLGTITYQWYKDGVPIGSPSNILSIPDVTYDSAGEYWCEATDSVKTTASAMAKLVVLRPIPPEGIFVIANPMTGFQVVPPISTGAYGQAFGVLQPVPGSDNYTISLSGTHSVLNPTGMTINKGLPGVNGPVVFDIGNPSNLSFYSEIENSQAAEIAMGLYYFLISSQNYPNGEIRGQLQLMSTQWKLTVFVSGSGTTNPSPGTYPYWDGETVTITATPASGWAFLNWSGDIQTKDANSPTIQLSMTKNRNITANFVEIVPEGEGIIEGTPEGIPEGEGTIEGIPEDEGVIEGTPEGITEGEGIVEGTLEGTTEGITEGEGTIEGEGIVEGEGSSEGEIPTEHSADQNGDNRIQLSELLRVIQLFNSGGYHCAVAPETSEDGYLPGLDGDKSCRPHGSDYYPQDWSISLTELLRLIQFFNSGGYHACPGESEDNYCVGLIK; encoded by the coding sequence ATGATAAAAAATTGTCGGTGCATAGCCATTATAAGTGTTTTAATTTTGTTACTGTTATCTATAACAGTTTCAACTGCCTTTTCACAATGTTTTCAAGACCAATATGATATTGACTTTATCTTTAATACATTAGACAGCGCTCTGGCAGACTTTCTGCCTACCTGGTATGACTATATTGATGAATATGGACAACCCCAACCTGGTGCATGGAGACAGGTTCAGTGTCAAACAAGTCCTTATTTTTCCAATGCGGACAATGATTGTAACGGTATAAACGATAATGATCATTTCGATATGTTAGGTGCTGTTTTAAATGGTGACATGTCTCGTGTTTTAGGAAATCTTAATGCTAATGAAGTTCAGACTATACGAGATGACTTTGCTTATAACAAAGCAGTAGTAGAAACATTACAAATCACCATTCGAAATGTTCAGGTAAAAGCCTATGGTTTAACAGGTAGCACTACAATAACCACAGGGGATAAAGATGTATGCGTAAAACTTGGTGTAACAACTTTATGTGTAAGTCAATTTGTAAGTAATTTTGAAGGTGTTCCCACTCTCTGGCAATTATTAGAGCAACAAAGCCCGCTATTCAAAAATGCTATGGTCAATTTAATTGCAGGTTATATGACTGTGGGAGAATCTACAGGAATAGACCATCTAAAGAGTGTATTTAGGGTTATCATTTATACTGTACTACGCGATGTTTTACCAAATATTTTGGCGGAATTAAAAACAGAAGATATAGAAGTAACTATAGACGCAAATGGAACACCCGTTACTATAAAAATTTATGGCTCGGAAATTGACAGAACAGTTGAAGAATTTGTAGGTAATTTTAATTGTTCAAAATTCCATTGCCATCCTGAATTATTGGCATCTACAGGGAACTTAAACCATGATTCAAGAAACAATTATGATTCTTATGTTTTAGCCGGTGGTAATCGCCAGGCATGGATGGTTAATGAATCTATTCAAAATCCACCTTTACAAATAACAGCACAACCTGAATCACAATCCGTTACCTCAGGCACACCGGTTACATTCTCTATTGAACAGGTAGGCGGAGAGAATAATGGCATACCGCAGGTATACAAATGGGAAGAAATAAAAATAGATGACTTCTCTACTATTGGAAGTCCTGTATATACAGAGGACTTAACAATTTCTTATCCACTACCTACAACTAAACCCCGTTATTTCACTGTAACTATATGCGATAGTCTCTGGACTCGCCGTTCCTCACCAGCTAAATTAGAAGTGCAATACACACCTTTGGTGATTACAGAACAGCCTGTCGGTGCACAAAATCTTGTTCCAGGTGAAGATAGTCACACCATGTCTGTTGATGTTCGTGGAGGAAATAATCTCCCTACTTATCAATGGCAAAAATGGGACGGTGTGAATTGGGTAAATTTAGAAGGTAAAACACAGAAAACAATATCTTTTAATCCTATCCAATTATCAGATGGCGGTTCTTATAGGTGTGTTGTGAATAGCGGTTCAGAACAGGTTATATCTCAAACGGCAGAAATAACCATATTAAATCGTATTCGCTTTGAACAACCCTTACAAGGAGGCGGTGTCTATATTGGAGAAAATTTTACTTTCGTTCCTGTTATTGCCGGAGAGCCCAATGGAACACTACATTATTTATGGAAATTTAATGGTGAAGTCATTGAAGGTGCCGAAGACGCTACATTAACAATAGAAAATGCACAACTGGAAAATATGGGTTATTACACATGTGTGATTTATGATGATGTATATAACATTACATCGAATTCCGCATTTCTGGAAGTTGCAGAACATATGCAAATTATTCAACAACCTGTTTCTGGTTCTGGAATTCTTGGTTACGATTTCACATTTACAATTGGAGTAACAGGAGGTTTAGGAGGAGTGCATTATCAATGGGTACATGATGGAGAACATGTTGGAACAGACTCTTCTACACTATTCTTATATCCCTTACAAGAAACTGATGCGGGAAATTATTGGTGTATCGTTACAGATGCAAGAGAAATGCTCACATCCGAACAAGCAACATTACAAGTATTCCCACCGTTTAACTTTGATATTCAGCCTCAAGGTGCATTAAAACATACCGGTGAAAGTCATACCTTTGAAGTTGCAATATCCGGTGGGTATCCACCGTATAGATACCAATGGAGAAAAAATGGAGTAGATATTCCATATACAGAACCTGTTTTAGTGTTGGAGAACTTACAACCCTCCGATTCAGGAACATATACCTGTTTCGTTTCAGACCAAAACGCAGGTGCAACAAGTGCTCCCGCTGTTTTACAAGTTGCTAATTGGATGTCTTTTATTCAACATCCCCAATCCGCTACTGTTTACAAAGGGACAACACACACATTTTCCGTAGTAATTGACGGAGGTTTAGGGAATGTTCAATATCGTTGGTACAAACGATTAGCAGGAGGTATTAATATTAACTTAGGGGTTAACTCACCACAATTGCTCCTCTCAAATGTCCAAACAGAAACAGCCGGCAATTATTTCTGCGAAGTTCAGGACAATTTTGAAACTATTACATCAAATATAGCAACACTAACCGTAGTAGACGCTCTTAGCTTTATACAAAATCCATCAGATACATATTTATTTGTTGGAGGTGACTTGAATTTTCAAGTAACAACCGCAGGAGGGTTAGGGACTATCACATATCAATGGTATAAAGATGGAGTGCCTATTGGTTCCCCCTCAAATATTCTAAGTATCCCTGATGTAACTTATGATTCTGCTGGCGAATATTGGTGTGAAGCAACGGATTCGGTGAAGACTACTGCATCTGCTATGGCAAAACTTGTTGTTTTAAGACCTATTCCTCCAGAAGGCATTTTCGTTATTGCGAATCCTATGACGGGTTTCCAGGTTGTTCCTCCTATATCTACAGGAGCCTACGGACAGGCCTTCGGAGTATTACAACCTGTTCCCGGTAGTGACAACTATACTATATCTTTATCTGGGACGCATTCAGTACTTAATCCTACGGGAATGACTATTAATAAAGGTTTGCCGGGTGTAAATGGCCCTGTTGTTTTTGATATCGGGAATCCTTCTAATCTTTCTTTCTATTCTGAAATTGAGAACAGTCAAGCAGCTGAAATTGCTATGGGACTATATTATTTCTTGATAAGTTCTCAAAATTACCCGAATGGAGAAATCCGTGGACAATTACAACTAATGTCTACCCAGTGGAAACTGACAGTATTTGTAAGTGGTTCTGGAACAACCAATCCATCTCCGGGAACTTATCCGTATTGGGATGGCGAAACAGTTACAATCACTGCAACCCCAGCAAGTGGATGGGCTTTCCTGAATTGGTCAGGTGATATACAAACAAAAGATGCCAATTCCCCTACTATTCAATTAAGTATGACAAAAAATAGAAATATCACAGCAAACTTTGTAGAAATTGTTCCTGAAGGCGAGGGTATTATTGAAGGAACACCCGAAGGTATTCCTGAAGGAGAAGGCACTATCGAAGGAATCCCTGAAGATGAAGGTGTCATCGAAGGAACACCTGAAGGAATAACCGAAGGTGAAGGGATTGTCGAAGGAACACTCGAAGGCACAACTGAGGGAATAACCGAAGGTGAAGGAACAATTGAAGGAGAAGGAATTGTAGAGGGAGAAGGCTCTTCTGAGGGAGAAATTCCGACAGAACATTCTGCCGACCAGAATGGTGATAATAGAATACAATTATCTGAGTTATTACGCGTAATCCAGTTATTTAATTCGGGCGGTTATCATTGTGCGGTAGCACCAGAAACATCTGAAGATGGTTATCTTCCCGGATTGGATGGAGACAAATCATGCAGACCGCATGGTAGTGATTACTATCCGCAAGATTGGTCCATATCTCTTACTGAACTATTAAGATTAATACAGTTCTTTAATAGTGGTGGTTACCATGCATGTCCCGGTGAAAGTGAGGATAATTATTGCGTAGGTTTGATAAAGTAA
- the folE gene encoding GTP cyclohydrolase I FolE translates to MNIDKVAELIRELLIEIGEDPDREGLKKTPYRVAKAYEFLTSGYRKDLQSIINNAIFQAESNNMIISRDIEVYSLCEHHMLPFFGRCHVGYIAQKKVIGLSKIARIVDFYARRLQIQERLTAQIARAIMDYTHAEGVGVVMECKHLCCMMRGVEKQNSVMTTSSVLGSFHNDDITRKEFLDLLQRKIS, encoded by the coding sequence ATGAATATTGACAAAGTCGCCGAACTTATCCGTGAACTTTTAATTGAAATTGGAGAAGACCCAGATAGAGAAGGATTAAAAAAAACTCCCTATCGTGTGGCAAAAGCCTATGAATTTCTAACTTCTGGTTATCGAAAAGACTTGCAAAGCATTATAAATAATGCTATTTTCCAGGCTGAAAGTAATAATATGATAATATCGAGAGATATAGAAGTTTATAGTCTTTGTGAACATCACATGCTTCCCTTCTTTGGACGATGTCATGTAGGATACATAGCACAGAAAAAAGTAATTGGTTTAAGTAAAATTGCTCGTATCGTTGATTTTTATGCTCGTCGTCTCCAGATACAAGAACGACTAACAGCCCAGATTGCACGAGCTATCATGGATTATACTCACGCGGAAGGTGTTGGTGTTGTAATGGAATGCAAACATCTTTGTTGCATGATGCGGGGTGTTGAAAAACAAAATTCCGTTATGACCACATCATCTGTTTTGGGGAGTTTTCATAACGACGATATTACACGAAAAGAATTCCTTGATTTACTCCAACGCAAAATATCCTGA